A single window of Gloeocapsa sp. PCC 73106 DNA harbors:
- a CDS encoding YbaB/EbfC family nucleoid-associated protein, giving the protein MNKEGKGFGFGINKMKQFAVALQKAQQMQEDAKKIQEELEQMEIQGESEGGLVLVVMSGNQEPLRVEISPEAIEKGPQELSSLVTAAMKDAYSKSKENMELRMEELTSSLNLPGM; this is encoded by the coding sequence ATGAATAAAGAAGGTAAAGGCTTTGGTTTTGGTATTAATAAAATGAAACAGTTTGCCGTAGCTTTACAAAAAGCGCAGCAAATGCAGGAAGACGCCAAAAAAATCCAGGAAGAACTGGAACAAATGGAAATACAGGGAGAAAGCGAAGGGGGACTAGTCCTGGTGGTGATGAGTGGTAACCAAGAACCCCTGCGTGTGGAAATTTCTCCCGAAGCTATTGAAAAAGGTCCTCAGGAATTGTCTAGTCTAGTCACCGCAGCGATGAAAGACGCCTACAGCAAATCTAAGGAAAATATGGAACTGAGAATGGAAGAACTAACTAGTAGTCTGAATCTACCAGGAATGTAA
- the murB gene encoding UDP-N-acetylmuramate dehydrogenase produces MNIFKQNGDSLILSDVSLANLTSWRVGGLAQWYTAPRNWQELAAAFTWYNDQDLPLTLLGAGSNLLVSDRGIPGLILSTRHWRYLDFDEATAQVTVSAGEPIARVAWQAAKRGWRGLEWAVGIPGTVGGAVVMNAGAHGKAIADCLLQAKVISPQGNLEILQPEMLGYKYRYSLLQLEQKLVLDATLQLQPGFAKEVVRAETTRNLQQRKQSQPYDRPSCGSVFRNPPGFAAGWLIEQLGLKGYQIGEAQVAHRHANFILNCGQATASEIFQLIGYVQGKVEEQWGITLETEVKLVGEF; encoded by the coding sequence ATGAATATCTTCAAACAAAATGGTGATTCTTTGATTTTATCAGATGTATCTCTAGCTAATTTGACTTCCTGGCGCGTGGGGGGCTTAGCCCAATGGTACACTGCGCCTCGTAACTGGCAAGAATTAGCAGCGGCTTTTACTTGGTATAATGACCAAGATTTACCTTTAACGCTTTTGGGAGCAGGCTCTAATCTTCTGGTTAGCGATCGCGGTATTCCTGGATTGATTTTGAGTACCCGTCACTGGCGTTATCTCGATTTCGACGAGGCAACAGCCCAAGTTACCGTATCCGCGGGTGAACCCATCGCGCGTGTGGCTTGGCAAGCGGCTAAAAGGGGATGGCGCGGCTTAGAATGGGCTGTCGGTATTCCCGGTACCGTTGGCGGAGCGGTAGTGATGAACGCAGGAGCTCACGGTAAAGCGATCGCTGATTGTTTACTTCAAGCTAAGGTGATTTCTCCTCAAGGAAATTTAGAGATCCTTCAACCAGAGATGTTAGGCTATAAATATCGTTATTCTTTGTTGCAGCTTGAGCAAAAATTGGTTCTAGATGCGACTTTGCAACTGCAACCTGGTTTCGCTAAAGAGGTAGTCAGAGCTGAAACTACACGAAACTTACAACAGAGAAAGCAATCTCAACCTTACGATCGCCCTAGTTGTGGTAGCGTCTTTCGCAATCCTCCAGGGTTTGCCGCAGGTTGGCTCATCGAACAATTAGGTCTAAAAGGCTATCAAATCGGAGAAGCCCAAGTAGCTCACCGTCACGCTAATTTTATCCTTAACTGTGGTCAAGCCACCGCTAGTGAGATTTTTCAACTCATTGGTTATGTGCAAGGCAAGGTTGAGGAACAGTGGGGGATTACTCTGGAAACAGAGGTTAAACTAGTAGGAGAATTCTAA
- the murC gene encoding UDP-N-acetylmuramate--L-alanine ligase, with the protein MKTIDLSGQPFHFIGIGGIGMSGLAYVLAKRRFRVSGSDIRPNHITERLQSVGAHIFTQQQASNLQIFKQSSLPQIIWSTAINNHNCEYKAAISHGFPLFHRSELLAALISDYYSIAVSGTHGKTTTSSLLGYLLLEAGLDPTIIVGGEVNAWEGNARLGEGKFLVAEADESDGSLTKHTPKIGVITNIELDHPDHYQSLQQLISTFQTFARQCELVVGCLDCETVREYIKPDIGYTLMDRPEADYWAQNIKYQGKESEAQIWERGEYLGKIRLQIPGQHNISNALAAIAVGRKLGLAFETISDALAGFSGAKRRFEIRGEYRGAILVDDYAHHPSEVEATLKAARVQAEQGCYQRIVAIFQPHRYTRTQTFLAEFATAFRDADQVIITDIYGAGETNPNHLSGAQVAQAIEAHHPGGVVYHPEVQSLSSYLSKILQKGDLALFLGAGNLNQVIPELIFS; encoded by the coding sequence GTGAAAACAATCGATCTCAGCGGTCAGCCATTCCATTTCATCGGTATTGGTGGTATCGGTATGTCGGGATTAGCTTATGTTTTAGCTAAGCGCCGCTTTCGGGTATCGGGTTCTGACATTCGTCCCAACCACATCACCGAGCGTTTACAGTCTGTAGGCGCTCATATTTTTACTCAGCAACAGGCTAGTAATTTGCAGATTTTTAAACAATCTTCACTACCTCAAATTATTTGGTCTACGGCGATTAATAATCATAACTGCGAATACAAGGCCGCGATTAGCCATGGTTTTCCTCTTTTCCATCGTTCCGAGTTGTTAGCTGCCCTGATTAGCGATTACTATAGCATTGCTGTATCGGGAACCCATGGAAAAACGACCACGAGCAGTCTACTGGGTTATTTATTACTGGAAGCGGGGTTAGATCCTACCATCATTGTAGGTGGAGAAGTAAATGCTTGGGAAGGTAACGCACGCTTAGGTGAAGGAAAATTTTTAGTGGCAGAAGCGGATGAGTCTGATGGTTCTCTGACTAAGCACACTCCTAAAATAGGAGTAATCACTAATATAGAGTTAGATCACCCCGATCACTATCAAAGTTTGCAGCAGTTAATTAGTACTTTTCAAACTTTTGCTCGACAGTGTGAGTTAGTAGTAGGGTGTTTAGATTGTGAAACGGTACGAGAATACATTAAACCCGATATTGGTTATACTCTCATGGATAGACCAGAGGCTGACTATTGGGCACAAAATATTAAATATCAGGGTAAAGAAAGCGAAGCTCAAATCTGGGAGAGAGGAGAATATTTGGGAAAAATTCGACTACAAATACCAGGGCAACATAATATTAGTAATGCTTTAGCTGCGATCGCAGTAGGCAGAAAACTCGGTTTAGCTTTTGAGACTATTAGTGACGCTTTAGCTGGTTTTAGTGGCGCCAAAAGACGTTTTGAGATACGTGGTGAATACCGAGGAGCAATCCTAGTTGATGATTATGCTCATCACCCCAGTGAGGTAGAGGCGACTCTCAAAGCTGCTCGCGTTCAAGCGGAACAAGGGTGTTATCAACGTATTGTAGCTATTTTTCAACCCCATCGTTATACTCGAACTCAAACCTTTTTAGCGGAATTTGCCACCGCTTTTAGGGACGCTGATCAAGTGATAATTACGGATATTTACGGCGCGGGAGAGACTAATCCTAATCACCTCAGTGGCGCTCAAGTAGCACAAGCGATTGAAGCTCATCATCCTGGTGGGGTAGTTTATCATCCTGAAGTTCAATCATTGAGTAGTTACTTGAGTAAAATACTCCAAAAAGGTGATCTCGCTCTATTTTTAGGCGCGGGTAATCTCAATCAAGTTATTCCTGAACTAATCTTTTCCTAA
- a CDS encoding type I glyceraldehyde-3-phosphate dehydrogenase produces MIRVAINGFGRIGRNFLRCWVGRDNTKLDLVGINDTSDPHTNAHLLKYDSMLGKLDAKIEADDNSLIVNGKTIKCVSDRNPLNLPWAEWEVDLIIEATGVFVSEEGAAQHIQAGAKKVLITAPGKGGNIGTYVVGVNDHEYKHEDYDIISNASCTTNCLSPIVKVIHENFGIIKGTMTTTHSYTGDQRLLDASHRDLRRARAAAMNIVPTSTGAAKAVALVIPEMKGKLNGIALRVPTPNVSVVDLVAQVEKNTITEQVNDALREASESSLKGILDYNELPLVSSDYRGHDCSAIVDGSLTLVMGGDLVKVIAWYDNEWGYSQRVVDLAEIVAKKWQ; encoded by the coding sequence GTGATTAGAGTAGCGATCAATGGTTTTGGACGTATTGGACGTAATTTTCTCAGATGTTGGGTAGGACGTGACAATACTAAATTAGATCTGGTAGGGATCAACGATACTTCTGATCCCCATACCAATGCGCATCTGCTTAAATACGACTCTATGTTAGGTAAATTAGATGCAAAAATCGAAGCTGATGATAATTCCCTAATCGTCAACGGCAAAACGATTAAATGTGTTTCCGATCGCAATCCTTTAAACTTGCCCTGGGCTGAGTGGGAAGTTGATCTGATCATCGAAGCGACAGGCGTTTTCGTTAGTGAAGAGGGAGCTGCTCAACACATACAAGCAGGAGCTAAAAAAGTATTGATTACCGCTCCCGGTAAAGGCGGTAACATCGGCACCTACGTAGTAGGCGTCAACGATCACGAATATAAGCACGAAGATTACGATATTATTAGTAACGCTAGTTGTACTACTAACTGCCTATCTCCTATCGTCAAAGTGATTCACGAAAACTTTGGCATTATCAAAGGAACTATGACCACTACCCACAGTTACACAGGAGATCAGCGTTTGCTCGATGCTAGCCATCGCGATTTACGTAGAGCAAGAGCCGCAGCTATGAATATTGTACCCACATCCACCGGTGCAGCTAAAGCGGTAGCTCTAGTTATCCCAGAGATGAAGGGTAAACTCAATGGTATTGCTCTGCGAGTTCCGACTCCCAACGTTTCTGTGGTAGACTTAGTCGCTCAAGTAGAGAAAAATACTATCACCGAACAAGTTAATGACGCTCTCAGAGAAGCTTCAGAAAGTTCTCTCAAGGGCATCTTGGATTATAATGAGCTACCTCTAGTTTCCTCCGACTACAGAGGTCACGATTGCTCTGCTATCGTTGATGGAAGCTTAACTCTGGTCATGGGAGGCGACTTAGTTAAAGTGATAGCTTGGTACGATAACGAGTGGGGTTATTCTCAACGAGTTGTAGATTTAGCAGAGATCGTCGCTAAAAAATGGCAATAG
- a CDS encoding ADP-ribosylglycohydrolase family protein has product MLCSTLSRFQGGIWGLLIPQHLSQLPEERNLVNFLAILQAKTLIESGNLDSIESKVTKNLTTSQLALANLPLILLFHDSPQLLKEKLTETVDKLNKPTETLKELLIWGKAIALGMRGKLEPQQLSEALLQENSQTILEQQIELIASYLKQDYSLTQVIYQLSRRRQPEQTPIALALYCFLFTPTDLASGITRAYYGGYQAEITSALTGVLGGVYNGYQSVPLKLRLGTSPSIANQLYTAWCGATPIVSGILLTQAIAISGSLQKRSQLQIISQVDSP; this is encoded by the coding sequence ATGCTCTGCTCAACCTTAAGTAGATTTCAAGGAGGTATCTGGGGCCTTTTAATTCCACAACATTTGAGCCAATTACCCGAGGAACGAAACCTAGTTAATTTCCTGGCAATTCTTCAAGCAAAAACCTTAATAGAGTCGGGAAACTTGGACTCAATTGAGAGTAAAGTTACAAAAAACTTAACTACTAGTCAACTGGCTCTAGCTAATCTACCATTAATTCTTTTGTTTCATGACAGTCCGCAATTGTTAAAAGAAAAGTTGACAGAGACGGTAGATAAACTTAATAAACCAACAGAAACCCTTAAAGAATTATTGATTTGGGGTAAAGCGATCGCCCTGGGAATGAGAGGAAAACTAGAACCCCAACAGTTAAGCGAAGCACTACTCCAGGAAAACTCTCAGACTATACTAGAACAACAAATCGAGTTGATAGCAAGCTACTTAAAGCAAGATTATTCTCTAACTCAGGTAATTTATCAATTATCCCGTCGTAGACAACCCGAACAAACCCCTATCGCCTTAGCTTTGTACTGTTTCCTGTTTACTCCCACAGATTTAGCTTCAGGAATTACTAGAGCTTATTATGGGGGTTATCAAGCAGAAATTACTTCAGCTTTGACGGGAGTTCTCGGGGGCGTTTACAATGGTTATCAAAGTGTACCTCTAAAACTACGTTTAGGGACTAGTCCAAGCATAGCTAACCAACTATATACAGCCTGGTGTGGGGCAACTCCAATCGTCTCAGGAATCCTACTAACTCAAGCTATTGCTATTTCAGGAAGTCTGCAAAAGCGTTCTCAGTTGCAAATTATTTCTCAGGTAGATTCTCCTTGA